In a single window of the Trichoderma breve strain T069 chromosome 6, whole genome shotgun sequence genome:
- a CDS encoding corA-like mg2+ transporter protein domain-containing protein: MGQEKITLFCPQGPSKDDEDSALVQAKWLHVQRSSMSVKVLEKLVMDCPIINGDIRRVAILLLETVERSFLREAENGAYIEPGSVVRFTGTRHMPHDSRNFVVTEPVIFIAFPFAELASSRNTHGSRERDEYYPRTLLQNLYGFDVVTSRGKHQVIHKMSAGNRPTDDLLGGSIEKRTDYFKQPLRIEVIDTNGSQHSMSISSKTPWVDLFRHVIFTVHGNLMSIMDYELVDEADEVITAERWVEIAKATKPSVLKFYLIERKTPASRSSSVSSRISNRSGIRRLLLLDYAHRDRRHSSKASTSRHSEDRHARPPISTRSYSEPAETKDQRSGAEAKIYLNPENKSLPTIITLDSSDENWSKPEQGTTSMRDSQDVSNHTKEILTHLDDQFSYLGDDGKVKTSEEEASDVLLLKDTLSSTKDPNIQKGDDELREHEETPASQLNRPATAYQKVHIEDGSESSDEDNIDKHAYDDPAQATLQDTTSELNLDDDLMLKSQRNHFYPFISPKFGNQENASEKRHSLRNSASFSRSDSYKEFRSRSRSLSSSTEDSFYSRGRTRTRKRRAWKRDSPNLAHDSSSRPGVRFHPQIEYSDYHENAEMSPYGSSNATKVETLPVQTAVPFFFWKQGSAIGTFSSNDNPEQTLIKLLDQIDERMSDDPISRYYSKVPELTMDDVLSRQESLHEPVLGQDLDISQGESIPPNRLSAQETVDLRAANILRLHSPANQAEKLNRESEENNAEPLEALGTSVDNDPTNSEVQRSDTKPTSDDAYNSTNSSTSRRSNVETNFYQTQALGLISHDKTLVKQLVGMSQQIVWSFIPNTGGSRIHTLMKRLWGCVDIMCLQLLWEESQRGHDSECTYIIRNFSSQVKKMDNKKRKPISGKIHYLVCGDCKDATPYQSARDALDHLHEKHIDCQHGGSDRPYDDPCYVWLHRIWHDGYPMRSSRDGLLGIMEDFIEELSYISDYVRELHNMTARDSSTSDAVSTPPLSGNITHAFQQIVKMFVFRSKQLSLVNRRRDLISGSSLENFPLIQRIDRKIEELLSLEMDANERIIDLLESAKKDIFLSGIGSHSEMLEAESVRVQFLALAFMSGIQRPLLQPSFMGRSYVKDILLQLYKEYTSRLHFQANNRPRKRVFLDIHGLEEELQALDKLVDSQESCLYNVLTVIDPLTSRYTTETRLREFRAEVQYGNVQLHQLIDRRREIDNLATRLWILKDQVKQTIEIMEEDHGKAIRVFTVVTLFFLPLSFVSSFLGMNTVDVRDSNWNQQIFWITGVPMTVVVLSLAWAYGYKGEEIRDWMIHRMQDQSHQYSPSTFHHTNGRTSLGTRWKELNPATVVKQDRTDRQDFKTLIRSKVRNVPGWRRSNNENFKGLDGSDERFVMRRRNTEDSLAPMRC, encoded by the exons ATGggacaagaaaaaatcaCGCTTTTTTGCCCACAAGGCCCTAGcaaagacgatgaggattCTGCATTGGTGCAAGCCAAATGGCT CCATGTTCAACGTTCTTCGATGAGCGTAAAGGTTCTGGAA AAACTCGTCATGGACTGCCCAATAATTAATGGAGATATTCGAAGAGTCGCCATCTTACTACTTGAAACTGTCGAAAGGTCTTTTCTCCGAGAAGCAGAGAATGGAGCATACATCGAGCCGGGCTCGGTTGTGCGTTTTACTGGCACCCGTCACATGCCTCACGACTCGCGCAATTTTGTAGTCACAGAACCTGTCATTTTTATTGCGTTCCCATTTGCGGAGTTGGCGTCGTCGAGAAATACCCACGGGTCTCGTGAAAGAGATGAATACTATCCTCGAACTCTCCTTCAGAATCTTTACGGATTTGATGTCGTAACAAGCAGGGGCAAGCATCAAGTTATACACAAGATGTCGGCGGGCA ACCGACCAACGGACGATTTGCTTGGTGGCTCAATTGAGAAGCGTACCGACTATTTCAAGCAACCCTTAAGAATTGAGGTTATCGACACAAATGGTTCACAGCATAGCATGAGTATATCGTCAAAGACGCCATGGGTAGATCTCTTTCGACATGTGATATTTACTGTTCACGGCAATCTCATGAGTATTATGGACTATGAGCTAGTAGACGAGGCAGACGAAGTAATAACGGCTGAAAGATGGGTCGAAATCGCAAAAGCAACGAAGCCATCGGTACTTAAATTTTATCTTATCGAGCGAAAGACCCCAGCATCGCGCTCATCGAGTGTTTCTAGTCGGATCAGCAATCGTTCGGGCATTAGAAGACTTTTATTACTTGATTACGCACATCGCGACCGTCGCCACAGCTCAAAAGCCAGCACATCACGCCATTCTGAGGATAG ACATGCAAGGCCTCCCATCAGCACTCGATCGTACAGCGAGCCCGCCGAGACCAAAGATCAAAGATCCGGAGCAGAAGCCAAAATTTACTTAAACCCCGAAAATAAGAGTCTCCCTACAATCATCACGCTTGACAGCAGCGACGAAAATTGGTCAAAGCCTGAGCAAGGTACCACATCGATGCGCGACTCTCAAGATGTGAGCAATCATACTAAAGAAATTCTCACGCATCTCGATGATCAGTTTTCCTACCTTGGTGACGACGGCAAAGTCAAGACAtccgaagaagaggcttCAGATGTATTATTGCTGAAAGATACACTCAGCTCCACTAAGGATCCCAACATTCAaaagggagatgatgagttACGTGAACACGAAGAGACACCTGCAAGCCAATTAAATAGACCAGCAACAGCATATCAAAAGGTTCATATAGAGGATGGATCTGAGTCTTCTGATGAGGACAACATCGATAAACACGCATACGATGACCCAGCTCAGGCCACTTTACAAGATACGACTTCCGAGCTCAACTTAGACgatgatttgatgctaaAGAGCCAAAGAAACCATTTCTATCCGTTTATCTCCCCTAAATTCGGCAATCAGGAAAACGCATCAGAGAAAAGACATTCTCTAAGAAATAGTGCCAGCTTTTCACGGAGCGATTCATATAAAGAGTTTCGCTCACGATCTCGTTCTCTCTCAAGCTCCACAGAAGATTCCTTCTATTCGCGTGGAAGAACTCGTACGCGGAAAAGACGAGCTTGGAAGCGGGACAGTCCAAATTTGGCCCACGATTCTTCTTCGAGACCAGGAGTCCGGTTTCACCCCCAAATAGAATACTCTGACTACCACGAAAATGCAGAGATGTCTCCTTACGGTAGTTCAAATGCTACCAAAGTGGAAACATTGCCCGTACAAACAGCTGTGCCATTCTTTTTCTGGAAGCAAGGCAGCGCGATAGGTACATTCTCATCGAACGATAATCCAGAGCAGACCCTGATTAAGCTTCTTGATCAAATCGATGAGCGGATGTCCGATGATCCTATTAGCAGGTACTATTCAAAAGTTCCAGAATTGACTATGGATGATGTATTATCGAGACAGGAGTCGCTCCACGAGCCAGTTTTGGGACAGGACCTGGACATCAGTCAGGGTGAATCCATCCCGCCGAACAGGCTGAGTGCTCAAGAAACTGTGGATTTGAGGGCGGCCAACATATTAAGGCTCCATTCCCCTGCAAATCAAGCTGAAAAGCTAAATagagagagcgaagagaacAATGCTGAACCTTTGGAAGCGCTCGGCACAAGCGTGGACAACGATCCGACAAACTCTGAAGTTCAGAGAAGCGACACTAAGCCCACATCTGACGATGCATACAATTCGACAAACAGCTCAACAAGCCGACGTTCAAATGTAGAAACAAATTTTTACCAAACGCAGGCTCTTGGTCTCATAAGCCACGACAAAACACTTGTTAAACAACTAGTTGGCATGAGCCAGCAGATTGTATGGTCGTTCATACCAAACACCGGCGGGTCGAGAATACATACCTTGATGAAACGACTTTGGGGTTGTGTGGATATAATGTGCCTG CAACTTCTCTGGGAAGAGAGCCAGAGAGGACACGATTCTGAGTGCACATACATCATACGTAATTTCTCGAGCCAGGTCAAGAAAATGGATAACAAAAAACGAAAACCAATCTCAGGCAAGATACACTATTTGGTTTGTGGAGATTGCAAGGACGCGACGCCTTACCAATCAGCTAGGGATGCCCTGGATCATTTGCACGAAAAACACATTGACTGCCAGCATGGTGGTTCCGATCGGCCATATGACGACCCTTGCTATGTATGGTTGCATCGCATTTGGCACGATGGATACCCTATGCGAAGTTCACGAGATGGGCTCCTGGGGATCATGGAAGACTTCATCGAGGAGCTTTCTTATATCAGTGACTACGTGAGAGAATTGCATAATATGACGGCGAGAGATTCTTCAACGAGCGATGCAGTATCCACACCTCCTCTGTCAGGGAATATTACACATGCATTCCAACAAATTGTCAAAATGTTCGTCTTTCGCTCCAAACAATTGTCTCTTGTCAATCGACGGCGAGACTTGATCAGTGGAAGTTCACTAGAGAACTTTCCGTTGATTCAACGAATTGATCGGAAGATTGAAGAGCTTTTGTCCCTGGAAATGGATGCAAACGAACGCATCATAGACCTTTTAGAGAGCGCCAAGAAAGACATATTCCTATCTGGCATTGGATCTCATTCGGAGATGCTCGAGGCTGAGAGTGTCCGAGTCCAATTTCTCGCCTTGGCATTCATGTCAGGCATCCAACGGCCTCTGCTGCAGCCATCTTTTATGGGTCGCTCTTATGTGAAGGATATTCTTTTGCAGCTGTATAAAGAGTACACTTCTCGGCTTCATTTCCAAGCTAATAACCGGCCTCGGAAACGGGTGTTCTTGGATATTCATGGCCTCGAGGAAGAGCTTCAAGCGTTGGATAAATTGGTCGACAGTCAAGAAAGCTGTCTGTACAATGTTTTGACTGTTATCGATCCTCTCACTTCTCGATATACTACGGAGACGCGACTCCGAGAATTTCGAGCAGAGGTTCAATACGGCAATGTTCAATTACACCAACTGATAGACAGACGGCGAGAAATTGACAATTTGGCGACAAGACTGTGGATTTTGAAGGACCAGGTGAAACAAACGATTGAGatcatggaagaagaccATGGAAAAGCGATCCGAGTTTTTACTGTCGTTACTCTATTTTTCCTGCCGCTGTCATTTGTGTCCAGCTTCCTCGGCATGAATACGGTAGACGTGAGGGATTCAAATTGGAACCAGCAGATCTTTTGGATTACCGGAGTACCGATGACGGTAGTAGTCTTGTCTCTGGCATGGGCTTATGGGTACAAAGGTGAAGAAATCCGCGACTGGATGATTCACAGAATGCAAGATCAAAGTCATCAATATTCGCCATCAACATTTCACCATACGAATGGTCGGACATCGCTCGGGACACGATGGAAGGAATTGAATCCAGCGACCGTGGTGAAGCAAGATAGAACGGATAGACAAGACTTTAAGACTCTGATAAGGAGCAAAGTCCGGAATGTACCTGGCTGGCGGCGCAGCAATAACGAAAATTTTAAAGGGCTTGATGGGTCCGACGAGAGATTTGTGATGAGAAGACGAAATACAGAAGATAGCTTGGCACCTATGAGATGCTGA